Proteins from a single region of Loktanella sp. M215:
- a CDS encoding VOC family protein → MKPLISVLTLGVADLERSLAFYRDGLGLPTTGIIGREFEHGAVAFFDLSGGLKLALWAQADIAHDTGLPVQPISPTALTIGHNVVRREDVDQGLRAAARAGAKIIKSAQDTFYGGYAAYFADPDGHLWEIVWNPDLLPPDD, encoded by the coding sequence ATGAAACCTCTAATATCCGTTCTGACGCTTGGCGTAGCTGATCTCGAAAGATCGCTGGCATTCTACCGAGATGGACTTGGACTGCCGACAACAGGCATCATAGGACGGGAATTCGAGCATGGCGCGGTTGCGTTTTTCGACCTGTCTGGCGGGCTAAAGCTCGCTCTGTGGGCGCAGGCCGACATTGCCCATGATACTGGGCTCCCGGTGCAGCCAATTAGCCCCACCGCCCTTACCATCGGGCACAATGTAGTGCGTCGAGAAGACGTCGATCAGGGTTTGAGGGCGGCAGCGCGGGCCGGGGCCAAAATCATCAAATCCGCCCAGGATACATTCTATGGTGGCTACGCCGCCTACTTCGCGGACCCTGACGGTCACTTATGGGAGATCGTCTGGAACCCGGATCTACTTCCTCCGGACGATTGA
- a CDS encoding recombinase family protein → MIVGYARVSTEDQHLDPQTSALEAAGAERIFTEKVSGTKKSRPELDRMIDQLRQADVVVVAKYDRLSRSLQDLLHIMGAISAKGAGFRSLAEDIDTTTPAGRLVFHVFASIAQFERERISERTKEGLVASRKRGRIGGRPPALSPERRAEVVRMRDQEGRGIAELSRLFEVSPNTIRRA, encoded by the coding sequence ATGATCGTTGGCTATGCACGCGTCTCGACAGAAGATCAGCACCTTGATCCCCAAACCTCTGCCCTTGAGGCAGCCGGCGCCGAGCGCATCTTTACGGAGAAAGTGTCGGGCACCAAGAAGTCACGACCCGAGCTGGACCGTATGATTGACCAGCTGCGTCAGGCTGATGTCGTGGTAGTCGCCAAATATGACCGACTGAGCCGGTCGTTGCAGGATCTTCTGCACATCATGGGGGCTATTAGCGCGAAGGGTGCAGGCTTTCGTTCCCTGGCTGAGGACATCGACACAACGACGCCTGCTGGTAGGCTTGTGTTTCATGTCTTTGCCTCTATCGCTCAGTTTGAGCGTGAGCGTATTTCTGAGCGGACTAAAGAAGGGCTCGTGGCCTCCCGTAAGCGCGGAAGGATCGGCGGCAGACCCCCAGCCCTATCTCCCGAACGCCGTGCAGAGGTGGTTCGGATGCGCGACCAAGAAGGTCGTGGCATTGCAGAACTGTCGCGTCTGTTTGAGGTAAGCCCGAACACCATTAGACGAGCCTGA
- a CDS encoding GAF domain-containing sensor histidine kinase, translated as MAKTYTFEALGLLHGRMDEDLLNIITLATRMFRVPISFVSVLESQEKRQHISASVGPFFDNPDVGDMPIEGSICQYVQASQKTVAIPDLLKDARTFDNEFVVQNGLRSYLGSPIHTTAGKVIGALCCMSASPREWTQDEISILEDLARCVDGIVKARTLALEERKARVDLQDIMANRSGYIAHVSHEIRTPLTGIIGSIKMLGEVKSEDQSKRLMTILNRSAEKLLGFVNDVLDLAKLDAGHFEIIEEEADIGKLSSDVLDEFMGLADAKSIRMSVKDQLAGTTYLADKLAFQTILQNLIGNAVKFTDTGSVTVNISEDSYGQVAIDVADTGIGIAPEYHKKIFNEFEQADAVNPRIYGGTGLGMPIVKRMVDRMEGTITVKKPAGPRLNVLDLGSTTKSFPSRSCGPN; from the coding sequence TTGGCTAAAACGTATACGTTTGAAGCTCTCGGATTGCTGCATGGCAGAATGGACGAGGACCTTCTCAACATCATCACTCTTGCGACCCGCATGTTTCGCGTGCCTATCTCATTTGTGTCTGTTTTGGAAAGCCAAGAGAAACGGCAACATATTTCTGCATCTGTAGGTCCATTCTTTGACAACCCTGATGTAGGCGACATGCCGATCGAAGGATCAATCTGTCAGTATGTACAGGCAAGTCAGAAGACGGTCGCTATCCCAGATTTACTAAAAGATGCTCGCACTTTCGATAACGAGTTTGTTGTCCAGAACGGCTTACGCTCTTATCTGGGCAGTCCAATACATACAACGGCAGGGAAAGTAATCGGCGCGCTATGCTGCATGTCCGCCTCCCCCCGTGAATGGACGCAGGATGAAATTAGTATTCTAGAAGACTTAGCTCGCTGCGTCGATGGCATCGTAAAAGCTCGAACGTTGGCACTGGAGGAACGCAAAGCGCGCGTCGATTTGCAAGATATCATGGCGAATAGAAGCGGCTACATTGCGCACGTTAGCCACGAAATAAGGACGCCGCTTACCGGTATCATCGGCTCGATCAAGATGCTCGGCGAAGTGAAATCTGAAGATCAATCAAAACGTCTGATGACGATCCTCAATCGGTCAGCCGAAAAGCTTCTGGGCTTTGTGAATGATGTGCTTGATCTAGCCAAACTCGATGCTGGCCACTTCGAAATCATAGAAGAAGAAGCGGACATTGGTAAACTTTCCAGCGACGTCTTAGACGAATTCATGGGGCTCGCAGACGCCAAGTCGATCCGCATGAGTGTCAAAGATCAACTCGCCGGAACCACCTATCTTGCCGACAAATTAGCGTTTCAAACCATCCTGCAAAATCTGATCGGCAATGCTGTTAAATTTACGGATACTGGATCTGTCACCGTCAATATAAGTGAAGATTCTTATGGCCAGGTTGCCATTGATGTCGCCGATACAGGTATTGGCATTGCACCAGAATACCATAAGAAAATCTTTAATGAGTTTGAGCAAGCTGACGCGGTCAACCCGAGAATTTACGGCGGAACAGGTCTTGGTATGCCCATCGTGAAGCGTATGGTTGACCGGATGGAAGGTACCATCACCGTTAAAAAGCCAGCCGGGCCAAGGCTCAACGTTCTCGATCTTGGTTCCACTACAAAGAGTTTTCCATCGCGAAGTTGCGGCCCAAACTGA
- a CDS encoding BrnA antitoxin family protein has product MSENKEHMQAASDDDAPDLSAPYWADKIAKATVQRGRPKADVTKVSTTIRLDPDVIAAFKAQGAGWQSRINDALRKAAGL; this is encoded by the coding sequence ATGAGCGAGAACAAAGAGCATATGCAGGCCGCTTCTGACGATGATGCGCCCGACCTGTCAGCACCTTACTGGGCCGACAAGATCGCCAAGGCGACCGTTCAGCGCGGACGGCCAAAAGCGGATGTGACCAAGGTGTCCACGACGATCCGTCTGGACCCGGACGTTATTGCTGCGTTCAAGGCGCAAGGCGCTGGTTGGCAAAGCCGGATTAACGATGCTCTGCGCAAGGCTGCTGGGCTTTAG
- a CDS encoding BrnT family toxin has protein sequence MDIEYPTAKRDATLAERGLDMARAAEIFDETTLTVEDDRQDYGETRQITIGFLDARMVVMVWTQRGTARRIISLRKANEREQRAYAGRF, from the coding sequence ATGGACATTGAATACCCGACCGCTAAGCGTGACGCCACTCTCGCCGAGCGCGGCCTGGATATGGCCCGCGCCGCAGAGATCTTCGACGAAACCACCCTGACGGTGGAGGACGATCGCCAGGACTACGGCGAGACGCGTCAGATCACGATCGGCTTTCTCGATGCCCGCATGGTGGTCATGGTCTGGACACAACGCGGCACAGCACGCCGTATCATCAGCTTGAGGAAAGCCAATGAGCGAGAACAAAGAGCATATGCAGGCCGCTTCTGA
- a CDS encoding replication initiation protein — translation MIKTLQVAADRAHDDAKTVLPAEVARGVYIENPPSAEALKLMHLLIATAGGRMAEDVRHELRLASIKSITGMRNHSRATLRKLFIELAGAVMVFDDTDAQCEIIGGFLDRAKLDYRDEDSDNLLVAWWFGGAFREMAENSCHWAIMDRQTVFALSSKYSILLFQYVASLVNLNYVTSKTFTVSELRTIMGVPEGKMNRFADFRRFALEAAIDEINQTSRMTLTATPRKVGRTVTGITIAWAEKEPERKRDTKRELDRPKTGRKARRDGTAETPSLTFPEHGTVRDTQPWDRIARDTAPRLEGGHVPDLRKLADAFRKWCGEKSIPLDATSIEKTFTTWCKSYSAR, via the coding sequence ATGATAAAGACACTCCAAGTTGCTGCTGACCGCGCCCATGATGATGCTAAAACGGTGCTACCTGCTGAGGTGGCGCGGGGCGTTTACATTGAGAACCCGCCAAGCGCTGAAGCTCTCAAGCTGATGCACCTGCTCATTGCGACGGCGGGCGGGCGCATGGCTGAAGACGTGCGCCACGAGCTCCGGCTGGCCAGCATTAAGTCCATCACCGGGATGCGAAACCATTCGCGGGCCACGCTGCGCAAACTGTTCATCGAGCTGGCGGGCGCTGTGATGGTCTTCGACGACACCGACGCTCAGTGCGAGATTATTGGTGGGTTTCTGGATCGGGCAAAGCTGGATTACCGCGATGAAGACAGCGATAATCTATTGGTCGCATGGTGGTTCGGCGGCGCATTTCGGGAAATGGCAGAGAACTCGTGCCATTGGGCCATCATGGATCGCCAGACGGTCTTCGCCCTGTCCTCGAAGTATTCGATCCTGCTGTTCCAGTACGTCGCCTCGCTGGTGAACCTGAACTACGTCACCAGCAAAACCTTCACTGTGTCAGAGTTACGCACGATAATGGGTGTCCCAGAAGGTAAGATGAATCGTTTCGCAGATTTCCGACGTTTTGCATTGGAAGCTGCCATCGACGAAATCAATCAAACCTCACGAATGACGTTGACCGCCACACCGCGCAAAGTTGGGCGTACCGTGACCGGCATTACTATCGCCTGGGCTGAAAAAGAGCCGGAGCGGAAGCGAGACACGAAGCGTGAGTTGGATCGCCCTAAGACAGGCCGCAAGGCGCGGCGCGACGGGACAGCGGAAACCCCGTCCCTAACCTTCCCAGAACATGGCACGGTGCGGGACACGCAGCCTTGGGACCGCATCGCACGGGACACTGCGCCAAGGCTGGAAGGTGGGCACGTCCCGGATCTTCGCAAATTGGCCGATGCGTTTCGCAAGTGGTGCGGCGAGAAGTCGATCCCGCTGGATGCAACCAGCATCGAGAAAACCTTCACCACATGGTGTAAAAGTTACTCGGCGCGGTAG
- a CDS encoding type II toxin-antitoxin system ParD family antitoxin, whose protein sequence is MPRNTSVTLGDHFTGFISEQVETGRYGSASDVVRAGLRLLEEHEAQVKALQDALIAGEKSGKPRAFDSETFLSRMHAKHAASHAG, encoded by the coding sequence ATGCCTCGAAATACATCCGTGACTCTTGGAGATCATTTTACCGGTTTCATCAGCGAGCAGGTCGAGACCGGTCGTTATGGCTCAGCCAGCGATGTTGTGCGTGCTGGACTACGGCTTTTGGAAGAGCACGAAGCCCAAGTGAAGGCCTTGCAGGATGCTCTCATCGCCGGAGAAAAATCAGGGAAGCCCCGCGCCTTTGACAGCGAAACCTTCCTGAGCCGCATGCATGCGAAGCATGCGGCCTCGCATGCCGGATAA
- a CDS encoding type II toxin-antitoxin system RelE/ParE family toxin: MPDKSYTLAPLAEIDLEEIWFYTFQTWSLAQADSYLRDLVAAFEALVLGVRTGREVDVRPGYLKCPVGSHMIYFRERKDRIEIMRVLHQRQDLGLNL, encoded by the coding sequence ATGCCGGATAAGTCCTACACGCTGGCCCCGCTGGCGGAGATCGATCTGGAAGAGATCTGGTTCTACACGTTTCAGACGTGGTCGCTTGCTCAAGCGGACAGCTACCTTCGCGATCTGGTTGCAGCATTCGAGGCCTTGGTCTTGGGTGTCAGGACAGGCCGAGAGGTCGATGTGCGCCCCGGCTATCTGAAATGCCCCGTAGGATCGCACATGATCTATTTTCGGGAGCGGAAAGACCGCATTGAGATTATGCGGGTGCTGCACCAGCGGCAGGATCTCGGCCTGAACCTCTGA